In the Pseudolabrys taiwanensis genome, one interval contains:
- the phnG gene encoding phosphonate C-P lyase system protein PhnG gives MAPYPISGESGERRAVMAVLAGAQADDIAGGLARIDGLSDFTELRPAETGLVMLRGRIGGDGAPFNAGEATVTRAAVQIASGEKGFAYVLGRDARKARLAALCDALWQSAAHRPAIEQHVLAPLRGAQDERRALRRAQTAATRVDFFTLVRGED, from the coding sequence ATGGCCCCCTACCCGATTTCTGGCGAAAGCGGCGAGCGCCGCGCGGTCATGGCGGTGCTGGCGGGGGCGCAGGCGGACGACATTGCCGGCGGCCTCGCCCGAATCGACGGACTTTCGGACTTCACCGAGCTGCGGCCGGCCGAGACCGGCCTGGTGATGCTGCGCGGGCGCATCGGCGGTGACGGCGCGCCGTTCAACGCCGGCGAAGCGACGGTGACGCGCGCGGCGGTGCAGATCGCCTCCGGCGAAAAAGGTTTTGCCTATGTGCTCGGCCGCGACGCCCGCAAGGCGCGGCTGGCGGCGCTCTGCGATGCGCTCTGGCAGTCGGCGGCACATCGGCCGGCCATCGAGCAGCATGTGCTTGCGCCGTTACGTGGCGCGCAAGACGAGCGCCGCGCGCTGCGGCGCGCGCAGACGGCGGCAACGCGCGTCGACTTTTTCACTCTCGTGCGCGGGGAAGACTGA
- the phnN gene encoding phosphonate metabolism protein/1,5-bisphosphokinase (PRPP-forming) PhnN has translation MTFAPTSAADAAPVGPGRFLLVVGPSGAGKDTVLTGARLRLAGDPTVHFPRRVVTRAVSETEDHDTLAGDAFDAAAESGSFALWWSAHGLKYGIPRAADDSIRAGHTVVCNVSRAIIADARVRYARVEAVLITAPAEILAARLAGRARESDGRLEDRIKRNDVYANFQADHIIQNAGPPEDAIQALLDIIRA, from the coding sequence ATGACGTTTGCCCCGACATCGGCGGCGGACGCCGCGCCCGTCGGGCCGGGACGCTTCCTGCTGGTCGTGGGCCCGAGCGGCGCCGGCAAAGACACCGTGCTCACCGGCGCGCGGCTGCGCCTCGCCGGCGATCCCACGGTCCACTTCCCGCGCCGGGTCGTCACCCGCGCCGTGTCGGAAACCGAAGATCACGACACATTGGCAGGCGACGCATTCGACGCCGCCGCTGAAAGCGGCAGCTTCGCCCTCTGGTGGTCGGCCCATGGCTTGAAGTACGGGATTCCGCGCGCCGCCGATGACAGCATCCGCGCCGGCCACACCGTGGTCTGCAATGTGTCGCGGGCCATCATCGCCGATGCCCGCGTGCGCTATGCTCGTGTCGAAGCCGTGCTGATCACCGCGCCGGCGGAGATTCTCGCCGCCCGCCTCGCCGGCCGCGCCCGCGAAAGCGACGGCCGCCTCGAGGATCGCATCAAGCGCAACGACGTCTACGCGAACTTCCAGGCCGATCACATCATCCAAAACGCCGGTCCGCCTGAAGACGCCATACAGGCGCTGCTCGATATCATCCGGGCATGA
- the phnL gene encoding phosphonate C-P lyase system protein PhnL: MSALELSAVTKSFTMHLQGGLRLPVLNDVTFTVAPGQCVALTGPSGTGKSSILKLIYGNYKCDTGRILVRTGDDLVDIASARPRQILSVRQRALGYVTQFLRAVPRVSALDIVAEPLVTKGVVREEATIRAKDMLRRFNVPERLWSLPPATFSGGEQQRINLARGLLPEHPILLLDEPTASLDAHNRAVVVELVRERKAQGTAIVAIMHDDDVREAVADLNVDVTRFAIAA; this comes from the coding sequence ATGTCCGCTCTCGAACTGTCCGCCGTGACCAAATCCTTCACCATGCACCTGCAAGGCGGCTTGCGCCTGCCGGTGCTGAACGACGTGACCTTCACCGTCGCGCCAGGCCAGTGCGTCGCGCTCACCGGCCCCTCCGGCACCGGCAAGTCGTCGATCCTCAAACTGATCTACGGCAACTACAAGTGCGATACCGGCCGCATCCTGGTGCGCACCGGCGATGACCTCGTCGATATCGCCAGCGCCCGGCCGCGCCAGATCCTGTCGGTGCGACAGCGCGCGCTCGGCTATGTCACGCAGTTCCTGCGTGCAGTGCCGCGCGTCTCCGCGCTCGACATCGTCGCCGAACCGCTGGTGACCAAGGGCGTGGTGCGCGAGGAGGCGACGATCCGCGCCAAGGACATGCTACGCCGCTTCAACGTGCCGGAGCGGCTCTGGAGCCTGCCGCCGGCGACCTTCTCCGGCGGCGAGCAGCAGCGCATCAATCTCGCGCGCGGCCTGCTGCCGGAACATCCGATCCTGCTGCTCGACGAGCCCACCGCCTCGCTCGACGCGCATAACCGCGCTGTCGTGGTCGAACTGGTGCGCGAGCGTAAAGCGCAGGGCACCGCGATCGTCGCCATCATGCACGACGACGACGTGCGCGAGGCCGTCGCCGACCTGAATGTCGACGTCACCCGATTTGCCATTGCCGCGTGA
- a CDS encoding GNAT family N-acetyltransferase: MSDDLAIRPAAASDLPGVLALYAQPGMDDGRVLPLQDAEAIFARFARYPDYTLYVAESDGRIVGTFALLIMDNLGHLGAPSAVIEDVVVDPICQGRGIGAQMMAFAIDRAREKRCYKLVLSSNAKRERAHAFYEQLGFERHGYSFRIVFEEAMA, from the coding sequence ATGAGCGACGACCTCGCCATTCGGCCCGCTGCCGCGTCCGACCTTCCCGGCGTGCTGGCGCTCTATGCGCAGCCGGGCATGGACGATGGCCGCGTGCTGCCGCTTCAAGACGCCGAGGCGATCTTCGCGCGCTTTGCCCGCTATCCCGATTACACATTGTACGTCGCCGAGAGCGATGGCCGGATCGTCGGCACTTTCGCGCTGCTGATCATGGACAATCTCGGCCATCTCGGCGCGCCGTCCGCCGTGATCGAGGACGTGGTGGTCGATCCGATATGCCAGGGCCGCGGCATCGGCGCGCAGATGATGGCCTTTGCCATCGACCGTGCGCGCGAGAAGCGCTGCTACAAGCTGGTGCTGTCGTCCAACGCTAAGCGCGAACGCGCCCACGCGTTCTACGAGCAGCTCGGCTTCGAACGCCACGGCTACAGCTTCCGCATCGTCTTCGAAGAGGCCATGGCATGA
- a CDS encoding alpha-D-ribose 1-methylphosphonate 5-triphosphate diphosphatase: MTEPSSYVLENARIVLADRMIERGYVAVENGLIAEIGEGTAPLRGFDIGGDLLLPGLVELHTDHLEAHYTPRPKVHWDPLAAVISYDAQIATSGITTVLDSLRVWREEGAEEAGGMAGAMAEAIDKTRSAGLLRIEHYLHLRCEVPMPNVVEDAAELVGRPDVRLMSLMDHTPGQRQFRDEKKLRDYYRGKSGGMTDAQLDVLFARRLENHTRYAADNYQGLLKLAAEYGTPLASHDDTTAEHVEQSITDRVAVAEFPTTVEAAATLHDGGVKVLMGAPNLVRGGSHSGNVATAELAEAGLLDILSSDYVPSSLLLAALRLPDAAANFDLPAAIRTVSKTPAEVVGLTDRGEIAAGKRADIIRVHRAENAAAVRGVWSGGRRVA, encoded by the coding sequence ATGACCGAACCCAGTTCCTACGTCCTCGAAAACGCCCGCATCGTGCTGGCCGACCGCATGATCGAACGCGGCTATGTCGCGGTCGAAAACGGCCTCATTGCCGAGATCGGCGAAGGCACGGCGCCATTGCGCGGCTTCGATATCGGCGGCGACCTGCTGCTGCCGGGTCTGGTCGAATTGCACACCGATCACCTTGAGGCCCATTACACGCCGCGGCCCAAGGTGCATTGGGACCCGCTGGCCGCGGTGATCTCCTATGACGCCCAAATCGCCACCAGCGGCATCACCACGGTGCTCGATTCGCTCCGCGTCTGGCGCGAGGAAGGCGCCGAGGAAGCCGGCGGCATGGCTGGCGCCATGGCCGAAGCGATCGACAAGACCCGTTCCGCCGGCCTGCTGCGCATCGAGCATTATCTCCATCTGCGTTGCGAGGTGCCGATGCCCAACGTCGTGGAAGACGCGGCCGAACTGGTCGGCCGGCCGGACGTGCGGCTGATGTCGCTGATGGACCATACGCCCGGCCAGCGCCAATTCCGCGACGAAAAGAAGCTGCGCGACTATTACCGCGGCAAGAGCGGCGGCATGACCGACGCACAGCTCGATGTTCTGTTTGCCCGCCGCCTCGAGAATCATACACGCTACGCGGCGGACAATTATCAGGGGCTGCTCAAGCTTGCCGCCGAATACGGAACACCGCTCGCCAGCCACGACGACACCACGGCGGAGCATGTCGAACAGTCGATCACCGACCGTGTCGCGGTTGCCGAATTTCCGACCACGGTGGAAGCGGCGGCGACCTTGCATGACGGCGGCGTAAAGGTGCTGATGGGCGCGCCCAATCTCGTCCGCGGCGGCTCGCATTCGGGCAACGTCGCGACCGCCGAGTTGGCGGAGGCGGGCCTGCTCGATATCCTGTCGTCCGACTATGTGCCGTCGAGCCTGCTGCTCGCGGCGTTGCGCCTGCCCGACGCCGCCGCGAACTTTGACCTGCCCGCCGCCATCCGCACCGTCAGCAAGACGCCGGCGGAAGTCGTCGGCCTCACCGACCGCGGTGAGATCGCTGCCGGCAAGCGCGCCGATATCATCCGCGTGCATCGCGCGGAGAACGCCGCGGCGGTGCGCGGCGTCTGGAGCGGAGGCCGCCGCGTCGCATGA
- the phnH gene encoding phosphonate C-P lyase system protein PhnH: protein MTVATANPAFESQAAFRAAMDAVARPGEIKTLRGPAAPAPLAPATAALVRHLADYETPIWLDEQLSIPAVKDWIRFQTGAPITEDKSTAAFALVAEPLRMPDLTQFALGTEEYPDRSTTVIVQVESFRGAPIVITGPGIKDRRSFAAEPLPDDFIARLSANRELFPRGVDVMLVAGGEIIGLPRSVRIAKEN, encoded by the coding sequence ATGACAGTGGCAACCGCCAATCCGGCTTTCGAAAGCCAAGCCGCGTTCCGCGCCGCGATGGACGCCGTGGCGCGCCCCGGCGAGATCAAAACATTACGCGGACCGGCCGCACCCGCGCCTTTGGCGCCGGCGACCGCCGCGCTGGTGCGGCACCTCGCCGATTACGAAACGCCGATCTGGCTCGATGAGCAACTGAGCATTCCGGCGGTGAAAGACTGGATCCGCTTCCAGACCGGCGCACCGATCACCGAGGACAAGAGCACGGCCGCCTTCGCGCTCGTCGCCGAACCGCTGCGTATGCCGGATTTGACGCAGTTCGCGCTCGGCACCGAGGAATATCCCGACCGCTCCACGACAGTGATCGTTCAGGTCGAAAGCTTCCGCGGCGCGCCCATTGTCATCACCGGACCCGGCATCAAGGACCGTCGTTCGTTCGCCGCCGAGCCCCTGCCCGACGATTTCATAGCGCGCCTGAGCGCAAACCGGGAGCTGTTCCCGCGCGGCGTCGACGTAATGCTCGTCGCCGGTGGCGAAATCATCGGCTTGCCCCGCTCGGTGCGCATCGCGAAGGAGAACTGA
- a CDS encoding alpha-D-ribose 1-methylphosphonate 5-phosphate C-P-lyase PhnJ, whose protein sequence is MTAPAYNFAYLDEQTKRMIRRAILKAIAIPGYQVPFASREMPMPYGWGTGGVQVTASILGPDDVLKVIDQGSDDTTNAVSIRKFFVKTAGVETTTATEEATVIQTRHRVPETPLTENQVLVYQVPIPEPLRYLEPRETETRRMHALSEYGLIHVKLYEDIARHGHISTAYAYPVKVDGRYVMDPSPIPKFDNPKLNDCAALQLFGAGREKRIYAIPPYTQVVSLDFKDHPFEPYRHDASCELCGASDSYLDEVITDDHGTRMFVCSDSDYCETRRAAGHGTPASGDNAKTAP, encoded by the coding sequence ATGACCGCGCCCGCCTACAACTTCGCTTATCTCGACGAGCAGACCAAGCGCATGATCCGCCGCGCGATCCTGAAAGCGATCGCCATTCCCGGCTATCAGGTGCCCTTCGCCAGCCGCGAAATGCCGATGCCTTACGGCTGGGGCACCGGCGGCGTGCAGGTGACGGCGTCGATCCTCGGGCCGGACGACGTACTCAAGGTCATAGACCAGGGTTCTGACGACACCACCAACGCCGTCTCGATCCGCAAGTTCTTCGTCAAGACCGCCGGCGTCGAGACGACCACCGCCACCGAGGAAGCGACCGTCATCCAGACGCGCCATCGCGTACCGGAGACGCCGCTCACCGAAAATCAGGTGCTGGTCTATCAGGTGCCGATCCCGGAACCCCTGCGCTATCTCGAGCCGCGCGAGACCGAGACGCGCCGCATGCACGCCTTGTCCGAGTACGGGCTGATCCATGTGAAGCTCTATGAGGACATCGCCCGCCACGGCCACATCTCGACCGCTTATGCCTACCCGGTCAAAGTGGACGGGCGCTACGTGATGGACCCTTCGCCGATCCCGAAGTTCGACAATCCGAAGCTGAACGACTGCGCCGCCTTGCAGCTCTTCGGCGCCGGCCGCGAGAAGCGCATCTACGCCATTCCGCCTTACACGCAGGTGGTCTCGCTCGACTTCAAAGACCATCCCTTCGAACCCTACCGGCACGACGCGTCCTGCGAATTGTGCGGCGCGAGCGACAGTTATCTCGACGAAGTCATCACCGACGACCACGGCACGCGCATGTTCGTCTGTTCCGACAGCGACTATTGCGAGACGCGGCGCGCCGCCGGCCACGGCACTCCGGCCAGTGGCGACAACGCGAAGACGGCGCCATGA
- a CDS encoding GntR family transcriptional regulator, whose protein sequence is MNAPQVITFQHHLLHEQVAAKLRDMIISGELKADTAIDEPALCAEFKISRTPLREALKVLAAEDLVVLQPRRGAVVSKLTTASVMQKFEVVALIEGHAARLFCERRLPAALADLTAIHARLATAFRTRNRKQYSETNQGFHRRLVELTGNEELIRIHAQLLGHLQRARYFTGRQMNWRHDFMAEHDGIMAALTSDTPAAAETLVRDHLAHVARTVMEVVGA, encoded by the coding sequence ATGAACGCGCCGCAAGTGATCACGTTTCAACACCACCTCCTGCACGAGCAGGTGGCGGCGAAGCTGCGCGACATGATCATCTCCGGCGAGTTGAAGGCCGATACGGCGATCGACGAGCCGGCCTTGTGCGCCGAATTCAAGATTTCGCGCACGCCGTTACGCGAAGCCCTCAAGGTGCTGGCCGCGGAAGATCTCGTGGTGTTGCAGCCGCGGCGCGGGGCGGTCGTATCCAAGCTGACGACCGCGTCGGTGATGCAGAAGTTCGAGGTCGTGGCCCTGATCGAAGGCCATGCCGCGCGGCTGTTCTGCGAGCGGCGCCTTCCGGCCGCCTTGGCGGACCTTACGGCTATTCATGCGCGGCTCGCGACCGCCTTCCGTACGCGCAACCGCAAGCAATATTCGGAAACCAACCAGGGTTTCCATCGCCGGCTCGTGGAACTGACGGGCAACGAGGAACTGATCCGTATTCACGCGCAACTGCTCGGTCATCTGCAGCGCGCGCGTTATTTCACCGGGCGGCAAATGAACTGGCGGCATGACTTCATGGCCGAGCACGACGGGATCATGGCGGCGCTGACGAGCGACACGCCCGCCGCGGCCGAGACTCTCGTTCGCGATCACCTCGCGCACGTCGCGCGCACCGTGATGGAAGTGGTCGGCGCCTGA
- the phnK gene encoding phosphonate C-P lyase system protein PhnK, translating into MTVDETEQPLLIAEGLSKYYGRQLGCRDASFELYEGEVMAVVGESGSGKSTLLQLLSGQNEPSAGRVLYRMRDGSVADLWSLSEPMRRLLYRTDWGFVHQDPQMGLRMGVSAGGNVGERLMAVGWRNYGDIRNVAADWLGRVEIPEERIDDTPRTYSGGMRQRLQIARNLVTSPRLIFMDEPTGGLDVSVQARLLDLLRRIVSEMRLAAIVVTHDLAVARLLSNRIMVMKGGTVIEQGLTDQVLDDPHEPYTQLLVSSILPA; encoded by the coding sequence ATGACCGTCGATGAAACCGAACAGCCTCTCCTGATCGCGGAAGGCCTGAGCAAATATTACGGCCGGCAACTCGGCTGCCGCGATGCCTCCTTCGAACTCTACGAGGGCGAGGTGATGGCGGTCGTCGGCGAGTCCGGTTCCGGCAAGTCGACATTGCTACAGTTGCTGTCCGGCCAAAACGAACCGAGCGCCGGCCGCGTGCTGTACCGCATGCGCGACGGCTCGGTCGCCGATCTGTGGTCGTTGAGCGAGCCGATGCGGCGTCTCTTGTACCGTACCGATTGGGGCTTCGTGCATCAGGACCCGCAGATGGGCCTGCGCATGGGCGTCTCCGCCGGCGGCAATGTCGGCGAGCGGCTGATGGCGGTCGGCTGGCGCAATTACGGTGACATCCGCAACGTCGCCGCCGACTGGCTCGGACGCGTCGAGATTCCGGAAGAGCGGATCGACGACACGCCGCGCACCTATTCGGGCGGCATGCGCCAGCGCCTGCAGATCGCGCGCAATCTCGTGACTTCGCCGCGGCTGATCTTCATGGACGAGCCGACCGGCGGCCTCGACGTGTCGGTGCAAGCGCGGTTGCTCGATCTCTTGCGCCGCATCGTCTCGGAGATGCGCCTCGCCGCCATCGTGGTGACGCATGACCTCGCCGTCGCGCGGCTGTTATCGAATCGCATCATGGTGATGAAAGGTGGAACGGTGATCGAGCAAGGCCTGACCGATCAGGTGCTCGACGATCCGCATGAGCCCTACACCCAGTTGCTCGTCTCATCGATCCTGCCGGCGTGA
- a CDS encoding fumarylacetoacetate hydrolase family protein, giving the protein MRWCRFKADNGVSFGIIEGDTVIAVDGSPFGDYTKTTRSYPLSSVKLDIPTVPSNFFCVGVNYADHVRRMAAKRGKEPEFPKQPDIGYRSNNALIAHDENIIKPRDAGPQFQYEGELVAVFGKTARNVSKEEALDYVLGWTIGNDVSERGWQASDRTLWRAKNSDTFKPMGPWIETDVDLDAMQTAIRVNGAVTESFKTNNMIFDAPTYISLVSKYCTIHPGDVMWMGTDGVPANIDVGDVVEIEISGIGTLRNKVVAET; this is encoded by the coding sequence ATGCGGTGGTGCCGGTTCAAAGCCGATAACGGCGTCTCATTTGGCATCATCGAAGGCGATACGGTGATCGCCGTCGACGGCTCCCCTTTTGGCGATTACACCAAGACGACGCGCTCCTATCCGCTCTCATCGGTGAAGCTCGACATCCCGACGGTGCCCTCGAACTTCTTCTGCGTCGGCGTCAATTATGCCGATCACGTGCGCCGCATGGCTGCCAAGCGCGGCAAGGAGCCGGAATTCCCCAAGCAGCCGGACATCGGCTATCGCTCCAACAATGCGCTCATTGCGCACGATGAAAACATCATCAAGCCGCGCGATGCCGGGCCGCAGTTCCAGTACGAGGGCGAACTGGTCGCCGTCTTCGGCAAGACGGCGCGCAACGTCTCCAAGGAGGAGGCGCTCGATTACGTGCTCGGTTGGACCATCGGCAACGACGTGTCGGAACGCGGCTGGCAGGCCAGCGACCGCACGCTATGGCGCGCGAAGAATTCCGACACTTTCAAGCCGATGGGGCCGTGGATCGAGACCGACGTCGATCTTGACGCGATGCAAACCGCGATCCGGGTCAACGGCGCGGTGACGGAGAGCTTCAAGACCAATAACATGATCTTCGACGCGCCCACCTACATCAGCTTGGTGTCGAAGTATTGCACCATTCACCCCGGCGACGTGATGTGGATGGGGACGGACGGCGTGCCGGCCAATATCGATGTCGGGGACGTCGTGGAGATCGAGATCAGCGGCATCGGCACGCTGAGAAACAAAGTCGTCGCAGAAACATAA
- a CDS encoding Bug family tripartite tricarboxylate transporter substrate binding protein: MPKHDEVPNGPCSNAMTRRQFGLAAAAAGAGLMLPAGSKALADAYPSRTVMIVAPAAAGGPTDTIGRAAAQRLTKVFNQNFIVENKPGASGNVAAQAVARAEADGYTLIVLLAPLAQNTAIYRNPGFHLQQDFKPLAHMASVDLVIAARKDLPVNNLDEFLAFLQKNPGKLSCGSQSPPQMKYLMQTTKVEFTVVPYKGSAPIANDLIAGQIDVGLVPYSDIAQHVDAGSVKVLFTNGPRRVRKLPNVQAVGEKFPGFYFWSWYGLAAPAHTPEPIVQRLRAELATIAKSPDFVAFVEKLGLSPVDEPEKFGDVIAGEISQWKRLVDELNLERM, encoded by the coding sequence ATGCCGAAGCACGACGAGGTGCCCAACGGGCCATGTAGTAATGCGATGACGCGGCGGCAGTTTGGCTTGGCCGCCGCGGCGGCCGGTGCCGGGTTGATGCTGCCGGCCGGATCGAAGGCGTTGGCCGACGCTTATCCGAGCCGGACGGTCATGATCGTCGCACCGGCCGCGGCCGGCGGGCCGACCGATACGATCGGCAGGGCGGCCGCCCAGCGGCTCACCAAAGTGTTCAATCAGAACTTCATCGTCGAGAACAAGCCGGGTGCTTCCGGCAACGTCGCGGCGCAGGCGGTCGCGCGGGCGGAAGCAGACGGCTACACGCTCATCGTGTTGCTGGCGCCGCTGGCGCAGAACACGGCCATCTACCGCAATCCGGGTTTCCACCTGCAGCAGGATTTCAAGCCCCTGGCGCACATGGCGTCCGTGGATCTGGTCATTGCCGCACGCAAGGATCTGCCGGTCAACAACCTCGATGAATTTCTCGCCTTCCTGCAGAAGAATCCAGGAAAGCTGAGTTGCGGCAGCCAGTCGCCGCCGCAGATGAAGTATCTGATGCAGACCACCAAGGTCGAATTCACCGTGGTGCCGTATAAAGGCTCGGCGCCGATCGCCAACGATCTGATCGCCGGGCAGATTGATGTCGGCCTCGTGCCTTATTCCGACATCGCCCAGCATGTCGACGCGGGCTCCGTGAAGGTGCTGTTCACCAACGGGCCCAGGCGGGTGCGCAAGCTGCCGAACGTGCAGGCCGTCGGCGAGAAGTTTCCGGGCTTCTATTTCTGGAGCTGGTATGGCCTGGCGGCACCGGCGCATACCCCGGAGCCGATAGTGCAACGGCTGCGCGCGGAGCTCGCGACGATCGCCAAGTCGCCGGACTTCGTCGCCTTCGTCGAGAAGCTCGGGCTTTCCCCTGTCGACGAGCCGGAGAAATTCGGCGATGTCATTGCCGGCGAAATATCGCAGTGGAAGCGTCTGGTCGACGAGCTGAATCTCGAGCGGATGTGA
- a CDS encoding class II aldolase/adducin family protein, producing MNLHEPNIKPQHTSSPPAGMSAEEWQARVDLAAVYRLCHHWGWGDLIYNHCSMRVPGEPTMLLMKQHELMWEEVTASNLRKVDMTADLDERAGVNRPGFTLHGGILQGRPDVNCVVHVHTDRGMALAGLKRGLRMISQQALRFYNRVGYHPYEGITEDFGERERILKHLGKNRALIMHNHGFTTVGKNGREAFVLMKYLMSAAEIQLRIEATGGEAIEIPPEICEKAAAQFETHDAGRGSADWPAYLRLMDRVDPSFRD from the coding sequence ATGAACCTGCACGAACCGAACATCAAGCCGCAGCATACGAGCAGCCCGCCGGCGGGAATGTCCGCCGAGGAGTGGCAGGCGCGCGTCGACCTCGCCGCGGTCTACCGGCTCTGCCATCACTGGGGCTGGGGCGATCTCATCTATAACCACTGTTCGATGCGCGTGCCGGGCGAGCCGACCATGCTGCTGATGAAGCAGCACGAACTGATGTGGGAGGAGGTCACCGCTTCCAACCTGCGCAAGGTCGACATGACCGCCGATCTCGACGAGCGCGCCGGCGTCAACCGCCCCGGCTTCACGCTGCACGGCGGCATTCTGCAAGGCCGTCCCGACGTGAATTGCGTGGTGCACGTGCACACCGATCGCGGCATGGCGCTTGCCGGCCTCAAGCGCGGCCTGCGCATGATCTCGCAGCAGGCGCTGCGGTTCTACAACCGTGTCGGCTACCATCCGTACGAGGGCATCACCGAGGACTTCGGCGAACGCGAGCGCATCCTCAAGCATCTCGGCAAGAACCGCGCGCTGATCATGCACAACCACGGTTTCACCACCGTGGGTAAGAACGGACGCGAAGCCTTCGTGCTGATGAAGTACCTGATGAGCGCTGCCGAGATCCAGCTCCGCATCGAGGCGACGGGCGGCGAGGCGATCGAGATCCCGCCCGAGATCTGCGAGAAAGCGGCCGCGCAGTTCGAAACGCATGATGCCGGCCGGGGCTCGGCGGATTGGCCGGCTTATCTGCGGCTGATGGATCGCGTCGATCCGAGCTTCCGCGACTGA
- a CDS encoding carbon-phosphorus lyase complex subunit PhnI has product MYVAVKGGERAIENAHTLLADVRRGDRDVPELTLTQIDNQLTLAVDRVMCEGSLYDRELAALAIKQARGDLIEAVFLLRAYRTTLPRFGASEPIETGQMDIRRRISATFKDLPGGQVLGPTFDYTHRLLDHTLVGESEVPPAATARADETRFRSVAELLREDGLIEREKPESGEVGDLTREPLSFPADRDLRLQNLARGDEGFLLALGYSTQRGYGRNHPFAGEIRFGEVEVEFFAEEVGFAVPLGAIDITECQMVNQFAGCGDEAPRFTRGYGFAFGQCERKTMAMALVDRALRARELGEEVGAPAQDEEFVLSHSDNVRATGFVEHLKLPHYVDFQAELGLLRKLRAEFFARADNTETPMQDAAE; this is encoded by the coding sequence ATGTATGTCGCAGTCAAAGGCGGCGAACGCGCCATCGAGAACGCCCACACCTTGCTCGCCGATGTTAGGCGCGGCGACCGCGATGTGCCGGAGCTGACGCTGACGCAGATCGATAATCAGTTGACCTTGGCCGTCGACCGCGTGATGTGCGAGGGCTCGCTCTACGACCGCGAACTGGCGGCGCTCGCGATCAAGCAGGCGCGCGGCGACCTTATCGAGGCGGTGTTCCTGCTGCGCGCTTATCGCACCACCTTGCCCCGCTTCGGCGCCTCCGAGCCGATCGAGACGGGACAGATGGACATCCGCCGCCGCATCTCGGCGACGTTCAAGGACTTGCCCGGCGGGCAGGTGCTGGGCCCAACCTTCGATTACACGCATCGCCTGCTCGATCACACGCTTGTCGGCGAAAGCGAAGTGCCGCCTGCGGCAACGGCGCGCGCCGATGAAACACGGTTCCGTTCGGTCGCCGAATTGCTGCGCGAGGACGGCCTGATCGAACGCGAAAAGCCCGAGAGCGGCGAGGTCGGCGATCTCACGCGCGAGCCTTTGTCGTTCCCGGCCGATCGCGACTTGCGGCTGCAGAATCTGGCGCGCGGCGACGAAGGCTTCCTGCTGGCGCTCGGTTATTCGACGCAGCGCGGCTACGGCCGCAACCATCCGTTCGCCGGCGAGATCCGCTTCGGCGAGGTCGAGGTCGAGTTCTTCGCCGAGGAAGTGGGCTTTGCCGTCCCGCTCGGCGCCATCGACATCACCGAGTGCCAGATGGTCAACCAGTTCGCCGGCTGCGGCGACGAGGCGCCGCGCTTCACCCGCGGTTATGGCTTCGCCTTCGGCCAGTGCGAGCGCAAGACCATGGCCATGGCGCTGGTCGACCGTGCGCTGCGCGCCCGCGAACTCGGCGAAGAGGTCGGCGCGCCGGCACAGGACGAGGAATTCGTGCTGAGCCATTCCGACAATGTGCGGGCGACCGGCTTCGTCGAGCATCTGAAGCTGCCGCACTACGTCGACTTCCAGGCCGAGCTCGGCCTGCTCCGTAAGCTGCGCGCCGAGTTCTTCGCGCGCGCCGACAATACCGAAACGCCGATGCAGGACGCCGCCGAATGA